One Sphingobacteruim zhuxiongii DNA window includes the following coding sequences:
- a CDS encoding LptE family protein — translation MFKIRGITVASLMAILMICLVQGCGVNYSLSGGAIPENLKTYSVAFFENISPIVNPSLSQTFTEKLKETIRTQSRLSQVNQDGDATFEGVITNYGITAAAVESNTDMAALSRLTVTVKVTYKNTKDDTGNSDFEESFTQFKEFRGDFTGQENSLSQEIVKMLAEDIFNKAFNNW, via the coding sequence ATGTTTAAGATAAGAGGAATCACCGTTGCTAGCTTAATGGCTATTTTAATGATCTGTTTAGTACAAGGTTGTGGTGTGAACTATAGTTTATCAGGAGGTGCAATTCCGGAAAATCTAAAGACTTATTCTGTTGCATTTTTTGAGAATATCTCGCCAATTGTAAATCCTTCATTGAGTCAAACGTTTACAGAGAAATTGAAAGAAACGATTCGTACGCAGTCTAGGTTGAGTCAAGTTAATCAGGACGGGGACGCTACATTCGAAGGAGTTATTACTAACTATGGAATTACTGCTGCTGCTGTTGAGTCAAATACCGACATGGCAGCGTTAAGTCGGTTGACTGTCACTGTAAAGGTGACATATAAAAATACCAAGGACGATACGGGGAATAGCGATTTTGAAGAATCATTTACTCAGTTTAAGGAGTTTCGTGGAGATTTTACTGGACAAGAGAATTCACTTTCTCAAGAGATCGTAAAAATGCTCGCTGAAGATATCTTTAACAAGGCGTTTAACAATTGGTAA
- a CDS encoding M90 family metallopeptidase has protein sequence MEYSPILITIIIFLVGTVLIYLVWNKVSNKKIVNSVIPTRETILKVLTDDVKFFIQLNHEQQETFVDRVEYFLQTTKITPEKGVKINDEHRVLVAASATIPLFHFKSWSYENLDEVLIYPEVFNEKYNTEDNGRNILGMVGDGAMNRKMILSLPALLAGFQQNSTNNTAIHEFVHLIDKADGEVDGVPEYLIPKELVEPWLKEMHETISLIKRDKSDIRDYAATNQAEFLAVVSEYFFQKPKLLREDHPELYELLDEIYNDKKDLR, from the coding sequence ATGGAATACTCTCCAATCTTAATTACCATTATCATTTTCTTAGTCGGAACTGTCCTTATATACCTCGTTTGGAATAAGGTGAGTAACAAAAAGATTGTAAATTCTGTCATTCCAACCAGAGAAACGATTTTAAAAGTATTAACGGACGACGTGAAGTTCTTTATACAGTTAAATCACGAGCAGCAGGAGACGTTTGTGGATAGAGTGGAATACTTTCTTCAAACAACTAAGATAACACCGGAAAAGGGTGTTAAAATCAATGATGAGCATAGAGTTTTGGTTGCAGCAAGTGCAACGATTCCGTTGTTTCATTTCAAGTCCTGGTCTTATGAGAATTTAGACGAAGTATTGATATATCCAGAAGTGTTCAATGAGAAGTATAATACAGAAGATAACGGTCGAAATATACTAGGCATGGTTGGGGATGGTGCAATGAATAGAAAGATGATTTTGTCACTTCCTGCATTGCTTGCAGGCTTTCAACAGAATTCTACAAACAACACAGCAATACACGAGTTTGTACACCTCATTGACAAGGCGGATGGCGAAGTAGATGGCGTTCCAGAATATTTAATCCCAAAAGAATTGGTTGAACCTTGGTTGAAAGAAATGCATGAAACTATTTCCCTGATTAAGCGAGATAAATCAGATATTCGAGACTATGCAGCTACCAATCAAGCGGAATTTCTTGCCGTTGTTTCTGAGTATTTCTTTCAAAAACCAAAGTTGCTAAGAGAAGACCATCCTGAACTATATGAACTTCTCGATGAAATCTATAATGATAAGAAGGACTTACGATAA
- a CDS encoding retropepsin-like aspartic protease → MPSIKSAFKIILCISILISNFNVYAQNQLKALQNAFDRKDTSMLTHTLSDRFSIAGFTDQSAKFCLQQILNRHPVTQIEAVEENSKRLIALFKDDKGKIDSSKIQLDENGRIKQVELFDRLYGVKRAQNPKLIAKIPFENKNGSILLKLTINGHQKPLKLLFDTGADGMALNESVANQLGLLANRTNSASVVGGTQQIKVSEGNFVEIADLKLENMSIAIFPNRTDESSDGIFGNAILRRYITQIDYDKSEISLYEFGDFKYPGDGKLVPITFPSGVIHLKASLSVAGETAVPSDFIFDTGAGYSLIGFRPYVKKHKLLVSGFKSEVSSTTSSLGIVTPTFTGYAQTLRLGSLDAISNFPISLMGGNSANKNWNPGADGSIGVRAISRYNHIINLVDGEIYMSPNKLHEYPQDFLIQTYLFGWNNSGQLLLLDQIGAPDSDKKGKIVRAINGDLSAKIAKNEKLITKYKSTKDKSVLITFEDQSNLTID, encoded by the coding sequence ATGCCTTCTATAAAATCCGCTTTTAAAATTATTCTTTGCATCAGTATTTTAATCTCGAACTTCAATGTTTATGCACAGAATCAATTAAAAGCCCTTCAAAACGCTTTTGACAGGAAGGATACGTCTATGCTTACGCATACGCTTTCGGATCGCTTTTCTATAGCGGGATTTACGGATCAATCGGCAAAGTTTTGTCTTCAACAAATCTTAAATAGACATCCAGTTACTCAAATTGAAGCTGTCGAAGAAAACAGTAAAAGACTGATTGCACTATTCAAAGACGACAAGGGTAAAATAGACAGCTCTAAGATCCAATTAGACGAGAACGGAAGGATTAAGCAGGTTGAACTATTCGATCGTCTATATGGCGTAAAAAGAGCTCAAAATCCAAAGCTTATCGCGAAGATTCCTTTTGAAAACAAAAATGGATCTATTCTATTAAAATTAACCATCAATGGCCATCAGAAACCATTGAAACTATTATTTGACACCGGTGCTGATGGCATGGCTTTAAACGAAAGCGTTGCGAATCAGCTTGGCTTACTTGCCAATAGGACAAATAGTGCATCAGTCGTTGGAGGTACCCAGCAAATTAAAGTTTCAGAGGGTAATTTCGTTGAGATTGCAGATTTGAAATTGGAAAACATGTCTATCGCTATCTTCCCAAATAGAACAGATGAATCTAGCGACGGGATTTTTGGCAACGCTATTTTAAGGCGGTATATTACCCAGATAGACTATGACAAGAGCGAAATATCGCTTTACGAATTTGGAGACTTCAAATATCCTGGAGATGGCAAACTGGTACCTATAACATTTCCTTCTGGTGTCATCCATTTAAAGGCTAGCTTATCTGTCGCTGGTGAAACAGCCGTTCCTAGTGATTTTATTTTTGATACGGGTGCAGGATACTCCCTAATAGGGTTTAGACCTTATGTTAAGAAACATAAATTATTGGTTTCTGGTTTCAAATCTGAAGTTTCCTCAACAACGAGCAGTCTAGGCATCGTCACACCGACTTTTACAGGTTATGCACAAACACTGCGATTAGGCTCTCTTGATGCGATCTCCAATTTCCCAATAAGTTTAATGGGTGGAAACTCTGCAAATAAAAACTGGAACCCTGGAGCAGATGGTTCGATCGGTGTTCGCGCTATCAGTCGCTATAACCACATCATTAATTTAGTAGATGGAGAGATTTATATGAGCCCGAATAAACTCCACGAATACCCTCAAGATTTTTTAATACAAACCTATCTTTTCGGCTGGAATAATAGCGGACAACTCTTATTACTTGATCAAATTGGAGCTCCCGATAGTGATAAGAAAGGAAAAATCGTCCGAGCAATTAATGGTGATTTAAGCGCAAAGATTGCAAAAAACGAAAAACTAATTACCAAGTACAAAAGCACGAAAGATAAGTCCGTGCTTATCACTTTTGAAGATCAATCAAACTTGACGATTGACTAA
- the groL gene encoding chaperonin GroEL (60 kDa chaperone family; promotes refolding of misfolded polypeptides especially under stressful conditions; forms two stacked rings of heptamers to form a barrel-shaped 14mer; ends can be capped by GroES; misfolded proteins enter the barrel where they are refolded when GroES binds) translates to MAKQVKYNVEARDALKKGVDTLANAVKVTLGPKGRNVIIEKKFGSPAITKDGVSVAKEIELKDALENMGAQMVKEVASKTADQAGDGTTTATVLAQAIVAPGIKSVAAGANPMDLKRGIDKAVSAVVNNLKAQSQVVGADNNKIKQVASISANNDEIIGSLIAEAMEKVGNDGVITVEEAKGTETEVKTVEGMQFDRGYLSPYFVTNSDKMEAELDSPYILIYDKKISNMKELLPILEKQVQTGKPLLIIAEDLDGEALATLVVNKIRGSLKVAAVKAPGFGDRRKAMLEDIAILTGGTVISEERGYKLENAELSYLGQAEKVLIDKDNTTIINGSGVADDIKARVAQIRSQIETTTSDYDREKLQERLAKLSGGVAVLYVGATTEVEMKEKKDRVDDALHATRAAVEEGIVAGGGVAFIRATEALADLKGDNEDEQIGIDIIKRAIEEPLRQICANAGIEGAVIVQKVKEGTADFGYNARTDKYENLIAAGVIDPTKVSRVALENAASVASMLLTTECVLADDPEDNIGGAGAPPMGGGMGGMM, encoded by the coding sequence ATGGCAAAACAAGTAAAATATAACGTTGAGGCTCGTGACGCACTGAAAAAAGGTGTTGATACATTAGCAAATGCAGTAAAGGTAACATTAGGACCTAAAGGTCGTAACGTAATCATCGAGAAAAAATTTGGTTCTCCAGCAATTACAAAAGATGGTGTTTCAGTTGCTAAAGAAATCGAATTGAAAGATGCTTTAGAGAACATGGGTGCACAAATGGTAAAAGAAGTAGCTTCAAAAACAGCAGATCAAGCTGGTGATGGTACAACTACTGCAACTGTTTTGGCACAAGCGATTGTTGCTCCAGGTATCAAATCGGTTGCTGCGGGTGCTAATCCAATGGATTTGAAACGTGGTATTGACAAAGCGGTAAGCGCAGTTGTAAATAACTTGAAGGCACAATCTCAAGTAGTTGGTGCTGACAATAATAAAATTAAACAAGTTGCTTCTATCTCAGCGAACAATGATGAAATCATTGGTTCTTTAATCGCTGAAGCAATGGAAAAAGTTGGAAACGACGGAGTAATTACTGTCGAAGAAGCAAAAGGTACAGAAACAGAAGTAAAAACTGTTGAAGGTATGCAATTCGACCGCGGTTACTTATCTCCATATTTCGTGACTAACTCTGACAAAATGGAGGCTGAATTAGACAGTCCTTACATTTTGATCTACGACAAGAAAATTAGTAACATGAAAGAATTGTTGCCAATTTTGGAGAAACAAGTTCAGACTGGTAAACCATTATTAATTATCGCAGAAGATTTAGACGGTGAAGCTTTGGCTACATTAGTAGTAAATAAGATTCGTGGTTCACTGAAAGTTGCAGCTGTAAAAGCTCCAGGATTCGGTGATCGTCGTAAAGCGATGTTAGAAGATATCGCAATCTTAACTGGTGGAACAGTTATCTCTGAAGAAAGAGGATATAAATTAGAAAATGCTGAATTATCATACCTAGGACAAGCTGAGAAAGTTTTAATCGATAAAGATAACACTACGATTATCAACGGATCAGGTGTAGCTGATGATATTAAGGCTCGTGTTGCTCAAATCCGTTCTCAAATTGAAACTACAACTTCTGATTATGATCGTGAGAAATTACAAGAACGTTTAGCTAAATTATCTGGCGGTGTTGCTGTATTATACGTTGGAGCAACTACTGAAGTTGAAATGAAAGAGAAGAAGGATCGTGTTGACGATGCTTTACACGCGACACGTGCGGCAGTAGAAGAAGGTATTGTTGCTGGAGGTGGTGTTGCTTTCATTCGTGCAACAGAAGCATTAGCGGACCTTAAAGGTGATAATGAAGATGAGCAAATCGGTATTGATATTATCAAACGTGCAATCGAAGAGCCTTTACGTCAAATCTGTGCAAACGCAGGTATCGAAGGTGCTGTAATTGTGCAAAAAGTAAAAGAAGGAACAGCTGACTTTGGTTACAATGCACGTACTGATAAGTATGAGAACTTAATTGCAGCAGGTGTAATTGATCCTACTAAAGTTTCTCGTGTTGCTTTAGAAAATGCAGCTTCTGTAGCTTCTATGTTATTAACAACAGAATGTGTCCTTGCAGACGATCCAGAAGACAATATTGGTGGTGCTGGTGCTCCTCCAATGGGTGGCGGTATGGGCGGCATGATGTAA
- a CDS encoding nuclear transport factor 2 family protein has translation MNTREEIIRNYIDGYNRFDIPKMLKDFADDIVFENIQNHVTTDSLEGINAFQEQAEMAKEYFSNRTQTIIAFHHHIDYTEIEIDYEATLAFDFPGSLKKGDKIQLKGKSIFTFSDANKIQKLLDIS, from the coding sequence ATGAATACAAGAGAAGAAATTATTCGAAATTATATTGACGGTTACAATCGTTTCGACATCCCTAAAATGCTTAAAGATTTTGCTGACGACATCGTTTTTGAAAATATCCAGAATCATGTAACAACCGACTCCCTTGAAGGAATAAATGCATTTCAAGAACAAGCAGAAATGGCGAAAGAATATTTTTCCAATAGGACACAAACGATTATTGCGTTTCATCATCATATCGATTATACGGAGATTGAAATCGATTATGAAGCAACACTCGCATTCGACTTTCCGGGAAGCCTAAAAAAGGGCGATAAAATTCAGTTGAAAGGCAAGTCAATCTTTACATTTTCCGACGCTAACAAAATTCAAAAACTTTTAGACATCAGCTAG
- a CDS encoding co-chaperone GroES, which produces MALSIKPIGDRVVVEPAPAEEKTASGIYIPDTAKEKPSQGTIVAVGTGKPEEPLTVQVGDKVLYGKYAGTEITYEGKEYLIMREADIYAVL; this is translated from the coding sequence ATGGCTTTAAGTATTAAACCTATCGGAGACAGAGTAGTAGTAGAGCCTGCTCCAGCAGAAGAAAAAACAGCATCAGGTATCTACATTCCTGACACTGCGAAAGAAAAACCATCTCAAGGAACCATCGTAGCAGTTGGTACTGGTAAACCTGAAGAACCTCTTACTGTTCAAGTTGGTGACAAAGTATTATACGGTAAATACGCTGGAACTGAGATTACTTATGAAGGTAAAGAATATTTAATTATGCGTGAGGCTGATATCTACGCAGTTCTGTAA
- a CDS encoding aldo/keto reductase translates to MEYRKLGNSDLNVSAITFGAWAAGGWMWGSTDRNDAIAAIQAAYDLGVTSIDTAPIYGQGTSEEIVGEAIRGLPRDKVQILTKFGMRWDLDKGDFGFHSKNNNGDPIEIYKYAGKESVIYECEQSLKRLGTDYIDLYQIHWPDITTAIDETFEAVTRLVEQGKVLHVGVCNYNVSQMEEAEKTISIVSNQIPFSMVNRSVEDETVPYCIHHQKSVLAYSPLERGLLTGKIHAGYTFQDGDHRASLPHFQPDFIEKANILLERIKPLADDKNATLSQLVLRWTIERPGITVALAGARNAEQAILNAKAIDLKLTADEIEFVSAVVDAF, encoded by the coding sequence ATGGAATATAGAAAATTAGGAAACAGTGATTTAAACGTGTCGGCGATTACCTTTGGTGCGTGGGCTGCCGGAGGCTGGATGTGGGGATCTACTGATAGAAATGATGCCATAGCAGCTATTCAGGCAGCATATGATTTAGGCGTAACTTCAATTGATACTGCACCAATCTATGGCCAAGGAACCTCGGAAGAAATCGTCGGTGAGGCGATTCGTGGATTACCTAGAGATAAGGTTCAGATCTTGACGAAATTTGGAATGCGATGGGATTTAGATAAGGGAGATTTTGGCTTTCATAGCAAAAATAACAATGGGGATCCGATCGAAATATATAAATATGCAGGCAAAGAGTCTGTAATCTACGAGTGTGAGCAAAGCTTGAAACGCTTGGGTACTGACTATATAGACTTATATCAAATACACTGGCCAGATATAACAACAGCAATTGATGAAACGTTTGAAGCCGTTACGAGATTAGTTGAACAAGGAAAGGTACTTCACGTAGGCGTGTGTAATTATAATGTTAGTCAAATGGAAGAAGCAGAAAAAACCATCTCTATTGTTTCTAATCAAATTCCATTTAGCATGGTTAATCGTTCTGTTGAGGATGAAACGGTACCTTACTGTATCCATCATCAAAAGTCTGTGTTGGCCTATAGTCCGCTTGAACGTGGTTTGTTAACCGGGAAGATTCATGCGGGATATACTTTCCAAGATGGGGATCATCGAGCTAGTTTACCGCATTTCCAGCCCGATTTTATTGAAAAGGCCAATATATTATTGGAACGTATTAAACCCCTTGCTGATGATAAGAATGCGACACTGAGTCAGCTTGTTTTACGTTGGACAATTGAACGTCCTGGTATTACTGTAGCACTAGCGGGGGCGAGAAATGCTGAGCAAGCTATTTTAAATGCGAAAGCTATTGATCTTAAATTAACGGCTGACGAAATAGAGTTTGTAAGTGCTGTAGTAGATGCTTTTTAA
- a CDS encoding TlpA family protein disulfide reductase produces MKKTISLLAYLFLCMLVFAQIKPANITGTVEKNDIKRVSLFKVLNGRLVEVAMSIPDEEGRFGFRFTPEYEGFYMLGSGTNVRLQGNFKFYFRGNEDLVIKLGRENYELVSCNSKEIKALNAWDIASADIYLKSSRLGGQSTYVDFFPQVEEMAKNLANVKKDPKTGNKVFDKLFATIVDYDFAYYAVGFNFLPRSTHPDEDEFTPYYQNFNPNDYLNDFLLQLPYGDRFLNNLILLKNKGKNMSDEAAMIASIPSDILKGQFIVAKMERSRSMEDLLSTKKTYKQYITLPEQQNRVAVMESKLAESKTGAAAVNFTFPNIAGKTIGLKDLRGKVILIDMWATWCGPCRAEEPHWEKLNELFAGKEVAFVGVSVDKEKDKWEAYIKEKNLKGIQLHAGPGNILSSAYKIDGIPRYILVDKRGNLITADSPRPSDPKLKEILEQELAK; encoded by the coding sequence ATGAAAAAGACCATTTCACTACTGGCGTACCTCTTTCTATGTATGTTGGTATTTGCCCAAATAAAGCCTGCAAATATTACTGGAACAGTTGAAAAAAACGACATCAAACGTGTTTCTCTATTTAAAGTATTAAACGGCCGTCTTGTCGAAGTTGCGATGAGTATACCTGATGAGGAAGGACGCTTCGGCTTTCGTTTTACTCCCGAGTACGAGGGTTTTTATATGCTTGGAAGCGGGACGAATGTACGATTACAGGGAAATTTCAAATTTTATTTTCGAGGTAATGAAGATCTTGTCATAAAATTAGGAAGAGAGAATTATGAACTCGTTAGTTGCAATAGCAAAGAAATTAAGGCCCTTAACGCATGGGATATTGCAAGCGCAGATATTTATTTGAAATCATCGAGATTAGGCGGACAAAGCACTTATGTAGACTTCTTTCCACAAGTTGAAGAGATGGCCAAGAACTTAGCTAATGTGAAGAAAGATCCTAAAACCGGCAATAAAGTATTCGACAAACTATTTGCAACGATTGTCGATTACGACTTTGCGTATTATGCTGTAGGATTTAACTTCCTTCCTAGATCTACGCATCCGGATGAAGATGAATTCACTCCATATTACCAAAACTTCAATCCAAACGACTACTTGAATGATTTCCTTCTCCAATTACCTTATGGTGATCGTTTTTTGAACAACTTAATTTTGTTAAAAAATAAAGGAAAAAACATGAGCGACGAGGCGGCCATGATTGCAAGTATTCCTTCAGATATTTTGAAGGGGCAGTTTATTGTTGCAAAAATGGAAAGAAGTCGTTCGATGGAAGACTTGCTATCAACGAAGAAGACTTATAAGCAATATATTACGCTTCCAGAGCAACAAAACCGTGTTGCTGTAATGGAATCGAAACTTGCAGAATCTAAAACCGGTGCTGCGGCGGTAAATTTTACGTTTCCTAATATCGCTGGAAAAACAATCGGATTAAAAGATTTAAGAGGCAAAGTAATTCTAATTGACATGTGGGCCACTTGGTGTGGACCTTGTCGTGCAGAAGAGCCACACTGGGAAAAATTAAATGAGCTATTCGCTGGCAAAGAAGTGGCTTTCGTGGGGGTTTCGGTAGATAAAGAGAAGGACAAATGGGAAGCTTATATTAAAGAAAAAAATCTAAAAGGAATTCAACTTCACGCAGGTCCAGGCAACATATTATCATCAGCTTACAAAATTGATGGAATTCCAAGATATATTTTAGTTGATAAACGAGGTAATTTGATCACTGCAGACAGTCCAAGACCTTCAGATCCTAAACTTAAAGAGATCCTTGAGCAAGAGCTTGCAAAATAA
- a CDS encoding IS3 family transposase, protein MFGLSRQVYYRRIRRTKRSQNIASKVVSLVQELRAVQPRIGTRKLYHLLVQELQVLKVGRDKFFDILRANHLLIIPKRSYRTTTMSHHRFKKYPIIIKEMNIYRPNQVWVSDLTYIGKREKPCYLSLITDVYSKKIVGFEISSTMCTSHVVKALKMAQKQRKIKESLIHHSDRGIQYCSDEYQYYLNKYKIKCSMTENSDPYENAIAERINGILKQEFMIDTYHLDLILMKQIVEEAINIYNNDRPHWSNHMLTPNQMHLKSNMNYKTYKTKSSRNLSATTA, encoded by the coding sequence TTGTTCGGGTTAAGTAGGCAAGTGTATTATCGAAGAATCAGACGAACTAAAAGAAGTCAAAATATAGCGAGTAAAGTTGTGAGCTTAGTCCAGGAACTACGCGCTGTTCAGCCAAGAATTGGTACACGGAAACTCTATCATTTATTGGTCCAAGAGCTACAGGTATTAAAAGTTGGCAGAGACAAGTTTTTTGATATTTTACGAGCCAATCACTTATTAATTATTCCAAAACGGAGTTATCGTACCACGACCATGTCACATCATCGATTTAAAAAATATCCTATTATTATTAAAGAAATGAATATTTATCGTCCCAATCAAGTTTGGGTGAGTGACCTCACTTACATCGGAAAGCGAGAAAAACCTTGTTATCTAAGTTTGATTACAGATGTATATTCTAAGAAGATAGTAGGCTTTGAAATCTCAAGCACAATGTGTACAAGTCATGTTGTAAAAGCATTGAAAATGGCTCAAAAACAAAGAAAAATAAAGGAATCATTAATCCATCATTCCGACAGAGGTATCCAATATTGTTCAGACGAGTATCAATATTATCTAAACAAATACAAGATTAAGTGCAGTATGACAGAAAACTCTGATCCTTATGAAAACGCCATTGCTGAACGTATAAACGGTATTCTGAAACAAGAGTTCATGATTGATACCTATCATTTAGATCTAATTTTGATGAAGCAAATTGTAGAGGAAGCAATCAATATCTACAACAATGACAGACCACATTGGTCTAATCATATGCTAACTCCCAATCAAATGCATCTCAAATCAAATATGAATTACAAAACTTATAAAACAAAAAGCAGTAGAAACCTCTCGGCTACTACTGCATAA
- the secG gene encoding preprotein translocase subunit SecG, which produces MTTLFIILIILVSLLLSFFVLIQNPKGGGLSSGFSGGANLMGVQRTGDILEKGTWILIIALMVFSLAINIVGPSASASGGLSDQIEAPAQGPNLNLNPNANPTGTTTPATGTTAPATQAPAATDSTK; this is translated from the coding sequence ATGACAACCTTATTTATTATCCTTATCATTTTAGTGAGCTTATTATTATCGTTTTTTGTATTAATACAAAATCCAAAGGGTGGAGGTTTATCTTCCGGATTTTCAGGCGGAGCTAACTTAATGGGAGTTCAACGTACTGGAGATATCTTAGAAAAAGGAACTTGGATTTTAATCATTGCTTTGATGGTATTTAGTTTAGCGATCAACATCGTTGGTCCATCGGCTTCGGCATCAGGTGGCTTAAGTGATCAAATTGAAGCGCCAGCACAAGGCCCTAATTTAAACTTGAATCCTAACGCTAATCCAACAGGTACAACAACGCCAGCAACAGGAACGACAGCTCCTGCTACGCAAGCGCCAGCGGCGACAGATTCAACAAAATAA